A stretch of Methanosphaerula palustris E1-9c DNA encodes these proteins:
- a CDS encoding PD-(D/E)XK nuclease family protein, producing the protein MFVVTLASGKRVAGTIDRLCELADGLWAVIDYKSDPVTPAVYASKAEEDGLSLLVYCEAAGQLVGLEVAGWLYFTEMGDFER; encoded by the coding sequence TTGTTTGTCGTCACGCTGGCTTCCGGGAAACGGGTCGCCGGGACGATCGACCGGTTATGCGAGCTCGCGGACGGGTTATGGGCGGTGATCGATTACAAGTCTGACCCGGTGACGCCGGCTGTGTATGCTTCGAAGGCGGAGGAGGATGGTCTTTCTCTGTTGGTTTACTGCGAGGCGGCCGGGCAGCTGGTTGGTTTGGAGGTTGCTGGGTGGTTGTACTTCACGGAGATGGGGGATTTTGAAAGGTAA
- a CDS encoding DUF4868 domain-containing protein, with the protein MDEILQCIKNADNNYIKLFFITRKKSQKNKEIKYNVLKAKINSDISEDLKNSGSNQIGSILKKDPEYIDYGILSDFDRVTIEKISTDEVPYLYDILRSMANPNLDLVTDEDLEQVWGYVVRIECFTKTLFLFKKYTPNKLLVKGKKLLRMQDGQFTNLNTQIITIDSSYDAVLLIESSTEISQKIPSSDVFVLSRASFESFFSFVEIYKSEVEANKKYLIEKSLLNNVTLLIENCINDGRKIRKLARIIKNDQLQSITIEKIKKMVQDYNLDIYFDATGKIEFTPEKIWVFLRIFDDDYVKSEITDIKYEVRSKVKK; encoded by the coding sequence ATGGATGAAATTCTTCAATGCATAAAAAATGCTGATAATAATTATATTAAACTTTTTTTCATTACCCGGAAAAAAAGCCAAAAAAATAAAGAAATTAAATACAATGTGCTAAAAGCAAAAATTAATTCGGATATCAGTGAGGATCTTAAAAATTCCGGATCCAATCAGATTGGAAGCATATTGAAAAAAGATCCTGAGTATATTGACTATGGTATTCTCTCTGATTTTGACAGAGTTACCATTGAAAAAATATCAACAGATGAAGTTCCTTATCTTTATGATATACTTCGTTCGATGGCTAATCCAAATCTTGATCTTGTTACTGATGAAGATCTTGAACAAGTGTGGGGTTATGTTGTTAGGATTGAATGTTTCACAAAAACGCTTTTCCTATTTAAAAAATACACCCCTAATAAACTACTTGTGAAAGGGAAAAAATTATTAAGGATGCAAGATGGACAATTCACAAACTTAAATACTCAAATTATCACAATTGACTCATCGTATGATGCAGTCTTACTGATTGAGTCTTCTACTGAAATATCACAAAAGATTCCTTCCTCTGATGTATTTGTGTTATCTAGAGCATCATTTGAATCTTTTTTTAGTTTCGTAGAAATTTATAAATCTGAAGTTGAAGCTAATAAAAAATATTTGATTGAAAAATCTCTTTTGAATAACGTCACTTTATTAATTGAGAATTGTATTAACGACGGAAGAAAAATACGAAAACTTGCTAGAATTATTAAAAATGATCAATTACAATCGATAACCATCGAAAAGATTAAAAAAATGGTTCAAGATTATAATCTTGATATATATTTTGACGCTACTGGGAAAATAGAATTTACACCTGAAAAGATTTGGGTTTTTCTTCGAATATTCGATGATGATTATGTGAAATCAGAGATTACGGACATTAAATATGAAGTGCGATCAAAAGTGAAAAAATAA
- a CDS encoding PD-(D/E)XK nuclease family protein, translating into MPELENSFFQFNSWSFTKHRIWNQCRRQYFYKYIAQHLKPPAPVDVNKIIMLKEYNSRFVLQGKLIHNILNEQIKGCSNTIPMDPAGSLSFYSRQIAQNKMMASEMFTEYRHGEPVSDTFFTTIDDSGKACLNMFFQNIWPNYENQECLKHEEFDYFRTGNVKVTVKVDFVSKMQNGTIVLSDWKTGTDNDENETELQMATYVLWAMQYYDKSLDEIQSESVFLKNGKTKPYLFFEEQLREVQNTIKMEYEAMNTSYEYNDYPTMPNPQGCLSCQFARICSDSGIGK; encoded by the coding sequence ATGCCAGAACTAGAGAATTCCTTCTTTCAATTTAATTCCTGGTCCTTCACAAAACATCGCATATGGAACCAGTGCCGGCGCCAGTATTTCTATAAATATATTGCTCAGCATCTCAAACCCCCTGCACCTGTTGATGTCAACAAAATCATAATGCTGAAAGAATATAATTCCAGGTTTGTTCTACAGGGGAAACTCATTCACAATATCCTCAATGAGCAAATCAAAGGCTGTAGTAATACAATCCCAATGGATCCTGCCGGATCTTTGAGTTTCTACTCTCGACAGATTGCCCAGAATAAAATGATGGCTTCCGAAATGTTCACTGAATATCGTCATGGAGAGCCAGTCAGTGATACTTTTTTCACAACAATAGATGATAGCGGGAAGGCATGCCTGAATATGTTCTTCCAGAACATCTGGCCGAACTATGAAAACCAGGAATGCTTGAAGCATGAGGAATTCGATTATTTCAGAACTGGAAATGTTAAAGTAACAGTCAAGGTAGATTTTGTCAGTAAGATGCAGAATGGTACGATAGTCCTAAGTGACTGGAAGACCGGTACGGATAATGATGAGAATGAGACCGAGTTGCAGATGGCCACATATGTTCTTTGGGCGATGCAGTATTACGACAAAAGCCTCGATGAAATCCAGAGTGAAAGCGTGTTCCTCAAGAACGGAAAGACAAAGCCATATCTATTTTTTGAAGAGCAGTTACGTGAGGTTCAGAATACGATCAAAATGGAATATGAAGCAATGAACACGAGTTATGAGTATAATGATTATCCAACGATGCCTAATCCCCAGGGATGCTTGAGCTGCCAGTTTGCGAGGATTTGTTCGGACTCGGGGATTGGAAAATGA
- the gpmA gene encoding 2,3-diphosphoglycerate-dependent phosphoglycerate mutase, with amino-acid sequence MYTLVLLRHGESAWNKENRFTGWTDVDLSPQGIEEAHRAATLLHDGGYSFDLAYTSVLKRAIRTLWIVLDDLDLMYLPVHHTWRLNERHYGALQGLDKRETTEKFGKDQVQAWRRGYAVRPPALEETDPRHPRFDPRYAGLKKDDLPATESLEDTLARVVPYWNETIVPTLQDGKRILIAAHGNSIRALVKYLDGVPDDVITGLNIPTGFPLVYELDDDLHPIRHYYLGDEEEIRRATESVASQTATKK; translated from the coding sequence ATGTACACACTGGTATTGCTGCGACACGGAGAGAGTGCATGGAACAAAGAGAACCGGTTCACCGGGTGGACGGACGTCGACCTCTCCCCCCAGGGGATCGAAGAGGCCCACCGGGCGGCCACGCTCCTCCACGACGGCGGCTACTCCTTCGACCTCGCCTACACCTCGGTCCTGAAACGGGCGATCCGGACCCTCTGGATCGTCCTCGACGACCTGGACCTCATGTACCTCCCGGTCCATCACACCTGGCGGCTGAACGAACGCCACTACGGCGCTCTGCAGGGGCTGGACAAGCGCGAGACCACCGAGAAGTTCGGGAAGGACCAGGTCCAGGCCTGGCGCCGGGGATATGCGGTCCGGCCCCCGGCCCTGGAGGAGACCGACCCCCGGCACCCGCGCTTCGACCCCCGCTACGCCGGCCTGAAGAAAGATGACCTGCCGGCCACCGAATCGCTGGAGGACACACTGGCCCGGGTGGTCCCCTACTGGAACGAGACGATCGTTCCGACGCTACAGGACGGGAAACGGATCCTGATCGCCGCCCACGGCAACAGCATCCGTGCCCTCGTCAAGTACCTCGACGGGGTTCCCGACGACGTGATCACCGGCCTCAACATCCCGACCGGGTTCCCCCTCGTCTACGAGCTCGACGACGACCTGCACCCCATCCGCCACTATTACCTGGGCGATGAAGAGGAGATCCGGCGTGCGACAGAGTCGGTCGCGAGCCAGACCGCGACGAAGAAATGA
- a CDS encoding ATP-binding protein: protein MTLKIEDLLAGIEGTTVEFKEIPNNKFYRTIAAFANTRGGTVLLGVSDAKVPVGFSCTDGAINKLSDTIVNKLQVHPTITPITINGREIVRIDVRTSRTPIAYEGRYPTRVGNTTRDMLAEDLRSFFLSSVEWDGLTNDISLSEIDEPTVRVFLAQARAKGRLDVVDPQEPVESVLRRLGLFRDGQLTNAAVLLFGKEPQQSFIGAVTRIGRFRKETIITGDRLIAGNLFNQLAKGEEAILEFINVQYDLSEEAMRESFVRKEIWDYPLPAMREALLNALVHRDYLHQNEQTTIKVYDDRIRFSNAGGLPWGVTVEELLAEPRSVPRNPLIAHVLYLAGLVERFGSGMERIVAVLQEAGLPAPEFKSSAAGFSLVMRKDPFSEKVLKKKGLSERQIMVILSIRETGRITTAEYRQLVGGTRKATNRDLRELTASGVLYEAGVHGKSIQYRLRNNGA, encoded by the coding sequence ATGACGCTGAAGATCGAAGATCTGCTGGCGGGTATTGAAGGGACGACCGTCGAGTTCAAGGAGATACCCAACAACAAGTTCTACAGGACCATTGCTGCGTTTGCGAACACCCGGGGTGGTACGGTCCTGCTCGGAGTCTCCGATGCGAAGGTGCCCGTCGGCTTCTCCTGCACAGACGGAGCGATAAATAAACTCTCGGATACGATCGTCAACAAACTTCAGGTCCACCCGACCATCACCCCGATCACCATCAATGGCAGAGAGATCGTCAGGATCGACGTCAGGACCAGCAGGACGCCGATCGCCTACGAGGGTCGGTACCCGACCCGGGTCGGGAACACGACGCGGGACATGCTGGCCGAGGATCTTCGCAGCTTCTTCCTCTCGTCGGTCGAGTGGGACGGGCTGACGAACGATATCTCTCTGAGCGAGATCGACGAACCGACGGTCCGGGTCTTTCTCGCACAGGCACGGGCAAAGGGCCGGCTGGACGTCGTCGATCCCCAAGAGCCGGTCGAGTCGGTCCTTCGCCGGCTCGGGCTGTTTCGGGATGGCCAGCTGACGAATGCCGCGGTTCTCCTCTTTGGAAAGGAGCCGCAACAGTCATTTATCGGGGCTGTTACAAGGATCGGACGGTTCAGAAAGGAGACGATCATCACCGGCGACCGTCTGATCGCCGGGAACCTCTTCAACCAGCTCGCAAAGGGGGAGGAGGCCATCCTCGAGTTCATCAACGTCCAGTACGACCTCTCTGAGGAGGCGATGCGGGAGTCGTTCGTCCGCAAGGAGATCTGGGACTACCCGCTGCCGGCGATGCGCGAGGCGCTGCTGAACGCGCTGGTCCACCGGGACTATCTCCATCAGAACGAGCAGACGACGATCAAGGTCTACGACGATCGGATCCGGTTCTCCAATGCAGGCGGGCTTCCCTGGGGAGTGACCGTGGAGGAACTCCTGGCCGAGCCGCGTTCAGTGCCGCGGAACCCGCTCATCGCCCACGTCCTCTACCTGGCCGGGCTCGTCGAGCGGTTCGGGTCGGGGATGGAACGGATCGTAGCCGTCCTCCAGGAGGCCGGGCTGCCGGCTCCGGAGTTCAAGAGTTCAGCGGCCGGCTTCTCGTTGGTGATGCGGAAGGATCCGTTCTCTGAGAAGGTGCTGAAGAAGAAGGGCCTGTCCGAGCGGCAGATCATGGTGATCCTCTCCATCAGGGAGACCGGTCGGATCACCACAGCGGAATACCGGCAGCTGGTGGGGGGGACCCGGAAGGCGACCAACCGGGACCTCCGGGAGCTCACGGCATCCGGGGTGCTGTACGAGGCCGGCGTCCACGGCAAGAGCATCCAGTACCGGCTGAGGAATAACGGGGCCTGA
- a CDS encoding cache domain-containing protein, which produces MRTRSLSFLVLLVIGASLLIAGCVQSQPGVSNTTPAQISIPLQTNVNSQEALVSFVDTAVAYAQAHDKDKALAAFSNQSGPFVKGDIYVFAYDFNGTTLALPFQPELVGVNRLDVTDSQGEFFVRDQRDVARNGSGFVNYTYLNPAHNNTVESKLSYVEKVDDTWYLGSGIYTGPAAPATANAQAVSK; this is translated from the coding sequence ATGAGAACACGGTCACTCTCGTTTCTGGTCCTGCTTGTCATCGGCGCATCACTCCTCATCGCCGGCTGCGTACAGAGTCAACCCGGTGTGAGCAACACGACACCGGCACAGATCAGTATCCCTTTGCAGACGAACGTCAACTCGCAGGAAGCACTCGTCTCCTTTGTCGATACTGCGGTCGCCTATGCACAGGCACATGATAAGGACAAGGCCCTTGCAGCATTTTCCAACCAATCGGGTCCGTTTGTGAAGGGCGATATCTACGTCTTTGCCTATGACTTCAATGGCACCACCCTGGCCCTCCCGTTCCAACCGGAGCTGGTCGGCGTCAACCGTCTGGATGTGACTGACTCACAGGGAGAATTCTTTGTTCGGGACCAGCGTGATGTCGCCAGGAACGGGAGCGGCTTTGTCAATTATACGTACCTCAATCCCGCCCACAACAATACGGTCGAGTCCAAACTGAGTTATGTGGAGAAGGTGGACGATACCTGGTACCTGGGTTCGGGGATCTACACCGGGCCGGCAGCCCCGGCCACAGCGAATGCTCAGGCTGTGTCGAAATGA
- a CDS encoding B12-binding domain-containing radical SAM protein, whose protein sequence is MTRVVFVNPLDSSITTTGLGLKAPPLNLMYLAGAVEQAGFSPSIVDANLLNAPPEKITEIVARLHPDLVGLTATTATISKAFQYVRKIRDAVPECFIFIGGPHVTFLPSETLAECRELNAVVIGEGEETVVDLVTSFSMTDPHWPETVRGIAYRRNDGDRERIVVTPARELIQNLDALPFPARHLVPFNEYKLFDKDATIGYMITSRGCTFASNYCSSSHLMGGMFRARSPKNVVDEVEELVSTYHVDTIEFLDDNFMLNRSRAIDIAHEIRSRGLDISFVASSRVNAVNRDLLMELKKAGLSTIYYGVESGSLRTLKLMNKRITLSMAEDAVRIAKDCGISVLTSFIIGYPGETYEDMNATIRFAIRLDPDYAQFTILTPYPGTPIFQELKKNNLLATEDWDRYTVLEPIIRYEAYGLTSRKISRKLKEAYLRFYLRPGYLFRRSGLLKTVLYTLYHSYFRPAFLHSDPQGWYRNFPGNELSDCEKGT, encoded by the coding sequence ATGACCCGGGTCGTCTTTGTCAACCCCCTCGATTCGTCCATTACAACAACAGGCCTCGGCCTCAAAGCACCGCCTCTGAATCTTATGTATCTTGCCGGTGCGGTTGAACAGGCAGGATTCTCCCCCAGTATCGTTGACGCGAATCTCCTCAATGCCCCCCCGGAGAAGATAACAGAGATCGTAGCACGGCTGCATCCTGACCTGGTCGGTCTGACGGCTACAACAGCAACGATCTCAAAGGCGTTCCAGTACGTCAGGAAAATTCGTGATGCGGTACCTGAGTGTTTTATTTTCATAGGTGGCCCGCATGTTACCTTCCTCCCCTCTGAGACCCTTGCCGAATGCCGCGAACTCAATGCCGTCGTCATCGGAGAAGGTGAGGAGACAGTCGTTGATCTGGTCACGTCATTCTCCATGACCGACCCTCACTGGCCGGAAACGGTTCGGGGGATTGCGTACAGGCGTAATGACGGAGATAGGGAACGGATCGTCGTCACACCGGCAAGAGAATTGATTCAGAATCTGGATGCATTGCCGTTTCCCGCCCGTCATCTGGTCCCATTCAACGAATACAAACTGTTTGACAAGGATGCAACAATCGGATATATGATCACCAGCCGTGGCTGCACGTTTGCCTCCAATTACTGCTCCTCCTCGCACCTGATGGGTGGGATGTTTCGGGCGCGGTCTCCAAAAAATGTGGTTGACGAGGTGGAGGAACTCGTTTCAACCTACCATGTGGACACCATTGAGTTTCTTGATGACAATTTTATGCTCAATCGTTCCCGGGCCATCGATATCGCCCATGAAATTCGATCGAGGGGACTTGATATCTCCTTCGTCGCCTCTTCCCGGGTGAACGCGGTCAATCGCGATCTGTTGATGGAATTAAAAAAGGCCGGTCTCTCTACAATATATTATGGTGTCGAATCGGGTTCTTTGCGCACCCTGAAGTTGATGAACAAGCGAATCACGTTATCCATGGCTGAGGATGCGGTCAGGATTGCAAAAGACTGCGGTATCAGCGTACTCACCTCGTTCATTATCGGGTATCCTGGGGAAACGTATGAGGATATGAATGCAACAATCAGGTTTGCGATCCGTCTCGACCCCGATTATGCACAGTTCACCATTCTCACCCCGTACCCGGGAACCCCGATATTTCAGGAATTGAAGAAGAACAACCTCCTAGCCACTGAAGATTGGGACCGCTACACTGTACTTGAGCCCATTATTCGATACGAAGCGTACGGGCTGACTTCGCGGAAGATCTCCCGCAAGCTCAAGGAGGCATATCTGCGGTTTTACCTGCGTCCAGGATACCTGTTCAGGCGGTCCGGTCTTTTAAAAACTGTACTCTATACCCTGTACCACAGTTACTTCCGACCTGCATTCCTGCACTCCGATCCTCAGGGTTGGTACCGTAATTTTCCTGGCAACGAGCTCTCGGATTGCGAGAAGGGGACATAA